A single window of Candidatus Omnitrophota bacterium DNA harbors:
- a CDS encoding kinase, producing MIITRTPLRISFFGGGTDYPAWYDKNGGSVLSTTINKYCYISCRYLPPFFNHKYRIRYVEREEVQVVDEIKHPSVRECIRFMNVGHGIEMVHTSDIPARSGVGSSSAFTVGFLQALNALKGKMSSKRQLARDAIYVEHNLIKENVGAQDQVAVAFGGLNKIDFGGDDVFYVYPVTIPRERIDLFQTHLMLFFTGFSRNASDIAGEQIRKTSELKKELQEIKGMVDAAIDILNSQTRDIKDFGKLLHESWLIKRSLTPMISSDEINSIYDISRKAGALGGKLLGAGGGGFILLFAEPAVQIKIKEKLKNILHVPFTFEKLGSQVIMYSTQDFY from the coding sequence ATGATTATTACCCGCACACCCTTAAGGATTTCTTTTTTTGGGGGAGGCACTGATTATCCCGCCTGGTATGATAAAAACGGGGGATCGGTCCTAAGTACGACAATAAATAAATATTGTTATATTAGCTGCAGGTATCTTCCGCCGTTTTTTAACCATAAATATCGCATAAGGTATGTTGAGCGCGAGGAGGTGCAGGTTGTTGATGAAATTAAACATCCTTCAGTGCGCGAATGCATAAGATTTATGAACGTCGGACATGGAATCGAAATGGTGCATACCAGTGATATTCCCGCAAGGTCGGGCGTTGGTTCAAGCTCTGCTTTTACGGTTGGTTTTTTACAGGCTTTAAATGCGCTTAAAGGAAAAATGTCTTCCAAAAGGCAATTAGCGCGTGATGCAATTTATGTGGAGCATAATTTGATTAAAGAGAATGTTGGGGCCCAGGATCAGGTTGCAGTAGCTTTTGGCGGTTTAAATAAAATTGATTTTGGCGGAGACGATGTATTTTATGTCTATCCAGTAACTATTCCTCGCGAAAGAATAGATCTATTCCAGACTCACCTAATGTTGTTTTTTACCGGTTTTTCAAGAAATGCCTCTGACATAGCCGGGGAGCAGATTAGAAAAACTTCGGAATTAAAAAAAGAACTCCAGGAAATAAAGGGCATGGTAGATGCAGCTATAGATATACTTAACAGTCAAACCCGTGATATTAAGGATTTTGGGAAATTATTGCATGAATCCTGGTTGATTAAACGCAGTCTTACACCGATGATCTCTTCAGATGAAATCAATTCTATTTATGATATATCCCGCAAAGCCGGAGCACTCGGGGGAAAACTGTTGGGTGCCGGAGGTGGAGGATTTATCCTTTTATTTGCTGAACCGGCAGTTCAAATTAAGATAAAAGAAAAGTTAAAAAATATTCTCCACGTTCCTTTTACTTTCGAAAAACTAGGAAGTCAGGTTATTATGTATTCTACGCAAGATTTCTATTAA